A region from the Hydra vulgaris chromosome 10, alternate assembly HydraT2T_AEP genome encodes:
- the LOC136086386 gene encoding uncharacterized protein LOC136086386: MDPCLTPCLRANETDLLPRPNDFLNIAEFDVVFGLARKYIDKNKFKDLLIMGDFNFPSINWSNGCVDAISNENGTEYEFIDVLNDNFFYQRINIPTFQLSYEQLGSTLDLIFTTQSASVNEIDSKFVLGNITRGHLSICFSFILSDKAIRDNKSKQTFMFANSNFELISDLVSNVDWIKCFSNKNVQEMLDELIFYTEVACKLFTPIKKTFNSLKIRQAWVNARLKFLIRSKQILRYKNCSCKWNDPVLKSKNKVICKNLADDIKKVRQNFESNLVKKAIKNPKLLYSYMNNQQAVKDTLKALKGENGITTQYSKDIVDILNKNFQAAFVKEDDGPLPSFDLRTTKTFFMTNEDFTYEDFYLRLKNLKDNKSSGVDNLHSAILKNCASAFAIPLTYIFKELFKTSQLPAQFRSANITPLYKKGQKTLAGNYRSVSLTSSAVK; the protein is encoded by the exons ATGGATCCTTGTCTCACTCCTTGCTTAAGAGCAAATGAAACTGATTTGTTACCTAG gccaaatgattttttgaatataGCAGAATTTGATGTGGTTTTTGGCCTGGCACGCAAATATATAGACAAAAATAAGTTCAAAGACTTACTTATCATGGGCGACTTCAATTTCCCATCGATCAACTGGTCAAATGGCTGTGTTGATGCAATTTCAAATGAGAATGGAACTGAATATGAATTTATAGatgttttaaatgataattttttttatcagcgTATTAACATACCAACTTTCCAGCTGTCATATGAACAACTTGGGAGTACCTTAGATTTAATCTTTACAACTCAGTCAGCCAGTGTTAACGAAATAGATTCAAAATTTGTTCTGGGAAATATAACCAGAGGCCATCTTTCAATATGTTTCAGTTTCATTTTGTCTGATAAAGCAATCCGTGACAATAAAAGTAAGCAAACATTTATGTTTGCTAATTCCAATTTTGAACTAATATCTGATCTTGTTTCAAATGTTGACTGGATAAAATGCTTCAGTAACAAAAATGTACAAGAAATGTTAGATGAGCTGATTTTTTATACTGAGGTGGCATGTAAACTTTTCACTCCAATTAAAAAGACATTCAACTCTTTAAAAATTAGACAAGCCTGGGTTAATGCTAGGTTAAAGTTTCTTATTAGaagcaaacaaattttaagatataaaaactgCTCTTGTAAATGGAATGACCCCGTTttgaaatctaaaaacaaagtaatttgCAAAAATCTAGCAGACGATATTAAAAAAGTGAGACAAAACTTTGAGAGTAATCTGGTAAAAAAAGCCATCAAGAATCCAAAGCTTCTCTACAGCTACATGAACAATCAACAAGCAGTCAAAGATACATTAAAAGCATTAAAGGGAGAAAATGGTATAACCACTCAATATTCAAAAGATATTGTTGatatcttaaacaaaaattttcaagctGCATTTGTGAAAGAAGATGATGGTCCACTGCCTTCTTTTGATTTAAGAACTACTAAAACATTCTTTATGACAAATGAAGATTTTACATATGAAGATTTctatttaagattaaaaaacttaaaagataacAAATCAAGTGGTGTTGATAATTTACATTCAGCTATTTTAAAGAATTGTGCATCAGCCTTTGCTATTCCACTTacgtatatttttaaagaattgtttaaaaccAGCCAACTGCCAGCGCAATTTAGATCAGCAAATATCACTCCTCTGTACAAAAAAGGCCAAAAAACCTTAGCAGGAAACTACCGATCGGTATCACTCACCTCAAGTGCTGTGAAATAA